The DNA window ATGGCCACACCTATCATGCGCAAGGCCCGCTCAGCCTGGCGACGATTTCGTTCGGCTACGCGGATGGTTGGCAACGCCGCGCCACGTCGGCTGCCTGGTTCGAGGGCGTGCGCCTGCCTTTCCTCGGGCGGGTGTCGATGGATTCGATCATTCTCGACATTTCCGCGCTGCCGCCCGGCAAGCTCCGCGAGGGGGATCTCGTCGAACTCCTCGGTCCCTCGCAAAGCGTCGATGACGCTGCCGGCCATGCCGGCACCATCGGCTACGAGATCCTGACCAGCCTCGGCCCGCGCTTTCATCGGCGCTATGTCGGCGGTTGAGCGGTTTGGCCGCGCTTGACAAGCGGACGCCTGTCGGCAAGGCTCCGGACATGAGCAACCTCGCTTACATCAGAACCTTGTTCAGGGTTTGCCCGATCGCGGGATCGTAGCCCCGGCGCGGTCGCCTTTTGGCGTCCGTCCGAACCGGGGCATTTCTACCTGACATCATCATTCTCAAGCCAGACAGCTTCGCGGCTGCCGGCTTTTCATCGAGCCACCGTGTGTGCGGTGGCAGGCGCGCGTCTGTTCGATGCGCCAATTCATGAGGTTTGCCATGCAACATGCAACAGGATTGCGTCCACCGAGCCGGCTTCTGGTCAGCGATGCCGACCACAACAGGCTGACGGGCCTGGCGCGGGCGTCGCTCGACCGCGTGCCCGAGACGGCCGAAGAGCTGCTTTCGGAAATGGACCGGGCCGTCATCACGGCAGCGGCTTCCATGCCGGCCAATGTGGTGCGGATGGGTTCGACCGTGACAATCCGCGGCGATGGCGGGGAGCGCATCACGCTGGTCTATCCCGGCGAAGCCGACATCGCTGAAAACCGAATCTCGGTGCTGACGCCGATGGGGACGGCGCTTATCGGTGCGACCATCGGGCAGACAGTGCGTTGGAGCAGTCGTGGTGGCCGGGAACTGTCGTTGATC is part of the Mesorhizobium loti genome and encodes:
- the rnk gene encoding nucleoside diphosphate kinase regulator; translated protein: MQHATGLRPPSRLLVSDADHNRLTGLARASLDRVPETAEELLSEMDRAVITAAASMPANVVRMGSTVTIRGDGGERITLVYPGEADIAENRISVLTPMGTALIGATIGQTVRWSSRGGRELSLIVEAIDTFASGRERS